The region CATTTCCTCTCAGAAAGATCGTTGTCAATCTTGCCCCTGCAGATATACTTAAGCAGGGAACCCTTTATGACCTTCCCATAGCTGTAGGGATACTTACAGCCTCTGGACAGATCTCACAGAAAATTCTTAAAGACTTTGCTTTTGTAGGGGAGCTCGCCCTTGACGGGAGTCTAAGAAAGATAAAAGGAACTCTTCCCATTGTCTTGAAGCTAAAGGAAGATGGGATAAGGAATGTTATACTCCCTGAGGAGAATGGAAAGGAAGGGGCTCTTGTTGAAGGTGTTAATATTTACGGTTTCGGATCCTTAAAGGAGATTGTTGAATTTCTCAATGGAGATATAAAAACTGAGCCTGTAAAGGTTAACAGGGAAGATATATTCAGCTCACACTCTGTTTATCCGGATTTTTCAGAGATAAAAGGACAGTACACAGTAAAAAGGGCCCTTGAGATAGCTGCTGCTGGTTTTCATAACATTCTTATGATAGGATCTCCAGGCTCTGGAAAATCAATGATGGCAAAGGCTTTTCCATCAATAATGCCCCCTTTAACATTTCAGGAGGCTATTGAGACAACAAAGATACACAGTGTTGCAGGTGTTCTTGACGATTTTGTTATCAGAGAGAGGCCTTTTGTTGTTGCACACCACACAACTTCTGATGTGGCTGTTGTTGGAGGTGGAAATATACCAAAGCCCGGTCTTGTAAGTCTCGCTCACAACGGAACATTTTTTATGGATGAGCTTCCTGAGTTTAAAAGAAATGTTCTTGAGTCTTTAAGACAGCCTATTGAGGATAAGGTTGTAACAGTATCAAGAGCATCCGGAAGTTACACATTCCCTGCAAAATTTCAGCTGATAGCTGCTGCAAACCCCTGTCCCTGTGGATACAGAAATGATCCTAACAGGGAGTGTAAATGCTCTCCAAGAGATATTAAGAGATATATGGGGAAGTTATCAGGTCCTGTTGTTGACAGGATAGATATGATCTGCTGGGTAAGTTCTGTTGATCCTGAGGATCTTTCAAAGATGTCAACAGGAGAAAGTTCGTCAGTAATAAGGGAGAGGGTTATGAAAGCTGTTGATATACAGAGGGAGAGATTCAAGGAGACAGGTATTAACTTTAACAGTGAGATGAGCCCATCAATGCTTGAGAAGTTTGTAAAGCTTGATAGCTCAGCTGAAAACGCTCTTTTAACAGCCACAAAGAAGTACAGATTTACAGCGAGAAGCTATCACAGAATACTTAAGCTATCAAGAACTATTGCTGATCTTGAAGGATCTGATATAGTAATGTTAAAACATATAGTAGAGGCTGTAAATTTTAAGCTTTCCGAGGATATTTACAGCTGATAAATAAAAAAGAGGTTATCTGATTGGGTATTATTGAAAGTATTATCTTAGGTATTGTTGAAGGTCTAACAGAGTTTCTCCCTGTCTCTTCAACTGGTCATCTTATCCTTGTTTCAAAGCTTTTAGGACTGGAGCAGACAGATGCCCATAAGGCTTTTGAGGTTGCTATTCAGTCCGGAGCTATTCTTGCTGTTGTTTTTCTTTACAGGGAAAAACTTACACACAGTATCGATCTGTGGAAAAGACTTATTATAGCCTTCATACCTACAGGTATTCTTGGTTTCCTGCTTTATAAGATAATAAAAGGTCTATTCAGCCCATACATTGTAAGTATCATGCTTATAGTCGGTGGTCTGGTGTTTATAGCTGTTGAGTTTTTTTATAAAAAGAGTGAACACCAGATAGATGATATTCTGAAGATACCGTATTATAAAGCTTTTTTTATTGGTGTATTTCAGTCAATAGCCATGATCCCTGGGACATCAAGATCAGGGGCCACGATAATAGGCGGTCTTCTTCTCGGTCTTGATAGAAAGACAGCGGCCGAGTTCTCTTTCCTTCTTGCTGTTCCAACGATGTTTGCCGCAACATCTTATGACATAATGAAGAACTATCATCACTTTCATATTGAAAACTGGATAGCTCTACTGACAGGATTTGTAACAGCTTTTGTGTTTGCTGTCTTGGCTATTAAGCTTTTTATAGGTTTTGTTTCAAGGTATAACTTTGTACCTTTCGGGATATACAGGATAATACTTGGATTTATATTCCTGCTTTTTGTACTCTGATAATTTGAAAATTAGATTAATTAGGATATAATATACTCTGCTCTTTGGAGAGGTGGCCGAGCGGTCGAAGGCGGCTCCCTGCTAAGGAGTTGAAGCGGTATCCCCGCTTCCGAGGGTTCGAATCCCTCCCTCTCCGCTTAAAGATTTGCAGTCTCTTTAACAAATAAAATCTTTACTGATGAGATCTCTGTAGATCCGTATAACTTCGCTATCTCAAGAAAGTTTTTTATAGCCTCTTTCTTTGTTTTTCCTATCCCCTGAAGATTTTTCTCATCAGGAGATGTTGCCCTGTATATACCACCAGACCTGTAAATCTCTATGGTTAATATCTTTTCCATAATATCTGCCTTCTGGAAGGTTTGATTACATTTTCGTTGATTTCTGGGAAAAGTTTACTGTTTTAATGAGAGTTTTTTATTTGATTGTCTTCTTTTTATGGCTTCATCTATAGCGTTTAAAACTTCCATCTTTCTTTTTGAGGTACACCAGTCTGGGGAGATAAGTTCCTCTTCTGTTGCCTCTCCTGTAAGCCTGTGGACGATAATATCGTCAGGAAGTATATCTAAAAGGTGGGCTACTATATCAGCGTACTCCTCAAGTGTTAATGTTTTTATCTGTCCTCTGTAGAACTGTTTTTCCATTATTGTGTGTTTAACTATATGTAATGGGTGTATCTTTATACCTTCTATCCCTAAGGCCGCTATAAGTTTTGCTGTTTCTACATAATCTTCAAATGTATCACCGGGAAGACCGACGATCATATGGGCACAGACCTTAATACCTGCCCTTTTTTTTGTTCTGAGAACAGCATCTACAAACTCAGAAACACCGTGACCTCTGTTTATCTCCCTTAATGTTTTTATATTTGCTGTCTGAAGACCGTACTCAATCCATATCTCAGGTTTGTAGGCTGTGTATGTTGCTATAAGATCAAGGGCCTCATCAGGTGCAACATCAGGTCTTGTTCCTATGGACATTCCTATTATCTCATCATACTCCATAGCCCTGTCATAAATCTCTTTAAGTTTGCTTACAGGTGCGTATGTGTTTGAAAATGCCTGGAAGTAAGCTATAAAGCCCTTTATATTTTTGAATCTTTTTTTGTAAAAATCTATGGATTTTTCTATCTGATCCTCAACTGTCTGTTTTGACATTGCATATGGACTGAATGAGGCGTTATTACAGAATGTACAGCCTCCATGTCCTTTAAAACCATCCCTGTTTGGACATGTAAATCCTGCATCTATAGATATTTTCTGAATTCTTCCACCGTATTTTTCCTTTAAGTACTGATTAAATCTTATGTAATTTCCCAAGTCAGCTACTCCAAGGCTTTTTAGTTATTTAATTATACTGTAATATAGACATTTATGGTAATTTGTCTATAGGCTTACCTATATAGTACCCCTGCACATAATCAACACCGAGATCCTTCACAATCTCATATATGCTGTCATTGTGAACAAACTCCGCTATCGTTTTTATCCCAAGTTTTGACGCAAATGTTATTATTGTTGATACAACTACCTGTGAGTATATGTCCTTGTCTATATTTTTTATAAGGGACGCATCTATCTTTATATAATCAGGTTCAAGATTCAGAACATGTGAGAAGTTTGAGTACCCGCTTCCAAAATCATCAATAGCTATCTGGACGCCACACATTTTTACCTTTTTTACAAACTCATGACTGTCCTCATAATTCCCTGCACTTTCACTCTCAAGTATCTCCAGTGTAAGTCTTTCTGCAAGCTCCCTTTTTGTTATTATCTTCTCGTATATAAAATCCCTTGTGTCAGGGTCCATAATATCTTCAATTGATAGATTTATTGAAAATCTGTAAGGGTACTCCTCTATCAATTTTAAGGTTTTTTCTAGGACGGTCCTTGTTATATATCCGTAATATCCACTTTCCTTTGCAATAGGTATAAATACGTTAGGTTCTATTATGTTACCTTCCCTGTCTTTTATCCTTACAAGGACCTCATACTTGTCAATCTTTTCATCCTTAACAGATTTTATAGGCTGGAACACAAAGAATATTCTTTCACTTTCAATAGCATCCTTTATGATTGAAAGTATTTTCAGGTTGTTTCCGATATCCTTGGCAAGATCAAGTTCCTCGTTGTAAACGAGATATTTTTTCTTCAGCTCTTTTATACGCTTTAATGCCATGTCAGCCTTTTCAAAAAGAGGTCTTTCTGTTGATATACCGGCTGAAACATTTATAAAAAGATCAATATCTGCAAGTTTAAATCTATGTTTTTCTATTCTTGTTAAAAGCTGTTTCGTTATATGTTCAACATTATCCGTATTGTCCTCAACGAGTATCCCAAAATCGTCTGCTCCTATCCTGTAAACTGTCCCTTTTATATTCTTCTCCTTTATAAATCTTGATATTATCTCCCCCACCTTCACAAGAACAAAATCCCCTGTATCTGTTCCGTAAAAATCGTTTATCTGCTTGAAGTTGTCTATATTGATAAGTATAAATGCTGGATTCTTTGATATTTTTTTGTCTATATTAAATGCAAGCCTGTTTGGAAGTCCTGTAAGTTCATCTGTTGTTAACGCCTTTTCCAGGTTCTTCTTCAGTTTTAAAAGTGTTATATTCTTCCTGTCAAGTGAGATCATAAGGTAGGCAACTATAGCAAGACCTACGAGAAATACTATACTGAGTAATGTTGAAAAAACTGTGATAAACTTTGTCTCTTCCTTTGAACTGTTTATGAATGTTTTCTTTGTTTCTGAGAGGAAGTATATATCCTTTTTCTTATTTAGTATGTAATCAAGTATGTACTGGTACTTTGTGAAATTTTCTATAAAAACCCTTATATGTGATAGGTAAACCTCATTGAACTCGTTAAGTTTTGGGTCTTTAAATCTGAAACTTTCAAGTTTTTTTATCTTTTCCTCCAGATCATCAATAAAATCCTCATCAAGACTGTTTTTTGCAAGGTATATAGATGAGGCTATACTTGATATAAGGTAGAAGTATTCGTTGTTCTCATGTTGAGCTATCTCAATGTATCTTAAAACGAGTGAAGGTATAAATGTCTGTGTATTTTTTATGATGGAGTTTATGGTCTCAAAGTCGTGAATATACTCCTCTTTCTCCTTAAAAGCATTTTCAAAGGCGAGAAGATATTTGTATGTCTCACTGTACTGATCCTTTGTCAGATAACCATTTTTAAGCTTTTCTATCTTTTTGTATATATCCTCAATCAGCTCATAGATAATATCATGGTTGTAGTAAAGCATAAAGCTGTTTTTGAGTATCTCGTTGT is a window of Persephonella marina EX-H1 DNA encoding:
- a CDS encoding YifB family Mg chelatase-like AAA ATPase; the protein is MLSVVKSGGVIGVDGYSVHVEVNISQGLPQFITVGLPDAAVKESKERVKSAINNIGISFPLRKIVVNLAPADILKQGTLYDLPIAVGILTASGQISQKILKDFAFVGELALDGSLRKIKGTLPIVLKLKEDGIRNVILPEENGKEGALVEGVNIYGFGSLKEIVEFLNGDIKTEPVKVNREDIFSSHSVYPDFSEIKGQYTVKRALEIAAAGFHNILMIGSPGSGKSMMAKAFPSIMPPLTFQEAIETTKIHSVAGVLDDFVIRERPFVVAHHTTSDVAVVGGGNIPKPGLVSLAHNGTFFMDELPEFKRNVLESLRQPIEDKVVTVSRASGSYTFPAKFQLIAAANPCPCGYRNDPNRECKCSPRDIKRYMGKLSGPVVDRIDMICWVSSVDPEDLSKMSTGESSSVIRERVMKAVDIQRERFKETGINFNSEMSPSMLEKFVKLDSSAENALLTATKKYRFTARSYHRILKLSRTIADLEGSDIVMLKHIVEAVNFKLSEDIYS
- a CDS encoding undecaprenyl-diphosphate phosphatase; the encoded protein is MGIIESIILGIVEGLTEFLPVSSTGHLILVSKLLGLEQTDAHKAFEVAIQSGAILAVVFLYREKLTHSIDLWKRLIIAFIPTGILGFLLYKIIKGLFSPYIVSIMLIVGGLVFIAVEFFYKKSEHQIDDILKIPYYKAFFIGVFQSIAMIPGTSRSGATIIGGLLLGLDRKTAAEFSFLLAVPTMFAATSYDIMKNYHHFHIENWIALLTGFVTAFVFAVLAIKLFIGFVSRYNFVPFGIYRIILGFIFLLFVL
- a CDS encoding TIGR01212 family radical SAM protein (This family includes YhcC from E. coli K-12, an uncharacterized radical SAM protein.) — translated: MGNYIRFNQYLKEKYGGRIQKISIDAGFTCPNRDGFKGHGGCTFCNNASFSPYAMSKQTVEDQIEKSIDFYKKRFKNIKGFIAYFQAFSNTYAPVSKLKEIYDRAMEYDEIIGMSIGTRPDVAPDEALDLIATYTAYKPEIWIEYGLQTANIKTLREINRGHGVSEFVDAVLRTKKRAGIKVCAHMIVGLPGDTFEDYVETAKLIAALGIEGIKIHPLHIVKHTIMEKQFYRGQIKTLTLEEYADIVAHLLDILPDDIIVHRLTGEATEEELISPDWCTSKRKMEVLNAIDEAIKRRQSNKKLSLKQ
- a CDS encoding EAL domain-containing protein, translated to MRKVYITILFAIVFSLSIVFFNNFTRRYVEKTAFTLSLIKDIESLEYQLNNEILKNSFMLYYNHDIIYELIEDIYKKIEKLKNGYLTKDQYSETYKYLLAFENAFKEKEEYIHDFETINSIIKNTQTFIPSLVLRYIEIAQHENNEYFYLISSIASSIYLAKNSLDEDFIDDLEEKIKKLESFRFKDPKLNEFNEVYLSHIRVFIENFTKYQYILDYILNKKKDIYFLSETKKTFINSSKEETKFITVFSTLLSIVFLVGLAIVAYLMISLDRKNITLLKLKKNLEKALTTDELTGLPNRLAFNIDKKISKNPAFILINIDNFKQINDFYGTDTGDFVLVKVGEIISRFIKEKNIKGTVYRIGADDFGILVEDNTDNVEHITKQLLTRIEKHRFKLADIDLFINVSAGISTERPLFEKADMALKRIKELKKKYLVYNEELDLAKDIGNNLKILSIIKDAIESERIFFVFQPIKSVKDEKIDKYEVLVRIKDREGNIIEPNVFIPIAKESGYYGYITRTVLEKTLKLIEEYPYRFSINLSIEDIMDPDTRDFIYEKIITKRELAERLTLEILESESAGNYEDSHEFVKKVKMCGVQIAIDDFGSGYSNFSHVLNLEPDYIKIDASLIKNIDKDIYSQVVVSTIITFASKLGIKTIAEFVHNDSIYEIVKDLGVDYVQGYYIGKPIDKLP